One window from the genome of Coleofasciculus sp. FACHB-T130 encodes:
- a CDS encoding SRPBCC family protein, producing the protein MTSKDIVPSGQNEPSNVGDKERWGSLLGGGALVLMGLKQRSLRGALMAIAGGGLIYHGATAEKGIQDTIQEKAGMNQSIKVEKTVTINKPADELYRFWHNFENLPNFMKHLKSVTVVNERRSHWVANAPMGASVEWDADIINEKENELIAWASTEGADVENAGFVRFSPAPANRGTEVKVVIEYNPPGGAVGAAIAKLFGEEPEQQVGDDLRRFKMIMEAGEIATTEGQPSGRS; encoded by the coding sequence ATGACATCCAAAGATATCGTCCCCAGCGGTCAGAATGAACCCAGCAATGTCGGCGATAAGGAGCGTTGGGGATCGTTACTAGGCGGCGGCGCACTTGTACTGATGGGTTTAAAGCAACGATCTCTTCGGGGAGCGTTAATGGCGATCGCGGGTGGTGGTCTAATTTATCACGGTGCGACCGCAGAAAAAGGTATCCAAGACACCATACAGGAAAAAGCAGGGATGAACCAAAGTATCAAAGTTGAAAAGACCGTCACGATCAATAAACCAGCAGATGAACTTTATCGCTTTTGGCATAATTTTGAAAACTTGCCTAATTTCATGAAGCATCTGAAATCGGTAACGGTTGTCAACGAGCGGCGATCGCACTGGGTTGCCAATGCGCCAATGGGTGCAAGTGTGGAATGGGATGCAGATATTATCAACGAGAAAGAAAACGAGTTAATCGCTTGGGCTTCGACGGAAGGAGCAGACGTTGAGAATGCAGGGTTTGTGCGCTTTTCACCTGCGCCTGCGAATCGGGGTACGGAAGTAAAAGTCGTCATTGAATATAATCCGCCGGGTGGTGCTGTCGGTGCTGCGATCGCTAAACTTTTTGGCGAAGAACCAGAACAGCAAGTTGGCGATGATTTGCGCCGTTTCAAAATGATTATGGAAGCAGGTGAAATTGCAACAACAGAAGGTCAACCTTCTGGAAGAAGTTAA
- a CDS encoding SDR family oxidoreductase gives MSRKLEGKVAIITGAGTGIGEAIAHKFAKEGAKVVVNGLPSDPLDEVAQAIQHYGAEAIAYAGDISEESHAKACVQAAIDYYGRLDILVNNAGVFLVTAETQDYPVDVFDQTIRMNIRSAFLMTKYALPHLQKTRGNIVSAGSEAGFNGLARNTPYGGTKGWMHSFMKGVAVEQAQYGVRANCVCPGAIDTAWTHKETGPMDAQMEKMLINATPMARRGTPEEMANVYAFIASDEASYVTGALWLADGGITVAKGAIGEQTPESLRAEPQGELRLDHATEGLEHKQVQTIS, from the coding sequence ATGAGTAGAAAACTGGAAGGCAAAGTTGCCATTATCACGGGTGCAGGGACTGGAATCGGCGAAGCGATCGCGCACAAATTCGCCAAAGAAGGTGCCAAAGTCGTTGTTAATGGACTCCCTAGCGATCCGCTGGATGAAGTCGCACAAGCAATTCAGCACTATGGTGCTGAAGCGATCGCCTACGCGGGGGATATCTCGGAAGAATCCCACGCGAAAGCTTGTGTTCAAGCCGCTATTGACTATTACGGGCGTCTGGACATTTTGGTGAATAATGCGGGTGTCTTTTTAGTAACGGCGGAGACTCAAGACTACCCCGTTGATGTTTTTGACCAGACGATCCGGATGAACATCCGTTCCGCCTTCCTGATGACCAAGTACGCTCTACCGCACCTCCAAAAAACACGCGGAAACATTGTCTCTGCCGGGTCTGAGGCTGGCTTTAACGGACTGGCGCGAAATACTCCCTACGGGGGTACTAAAGGCTGGATGCATTCCTTTATGAAAGGGGTGGCGGTTGAGCAAGCTCAATACGGTGTTCGCGCTAACTGTGTCTGTCCCGGTGCCATTGATACCGCTTGGACACACAAAGAAACCGGGCCGATGGATGCTCAGATGGAGAAAATGCTGATTAATGCAACTCCAATGGCTCGACGCGGCACGCCAGAGGAAATGGCAAACGTCTATGCCTTTATTGCTTCGGATGAAGCGAGTTACGTCACGGGGGCATTGTGGCTGGCAGATGGTGGCATCACAGTGGCGAAAGGAGCCATCGGCGAGCAGACGCCAGAATCGTTGCGTGCTGAACCGCAAGGAGAACTGCGTCTAGATCATGCCACAGAAGGGCTAGAACACAAACAAGTCCAAACGATTAGTTAA
- a CDS encoding DJ-1/PfpI/YhbO family deglycase/protease, producing MTQQNNNGSKKRVAILIENGVEDSEFQVPYKALQMAGMEVVVLGSRMNENYVGKQGKLSQKPDGTTTEAVALDFDAVIIPGGIAPDMMRTNPNTVNFVKDAFEHGKLVAAVCHGPQVLIEADLLRGKQATGFFSIRTDIINAGAHYVDEPVVVDGNLITSRQPGDLAIFTTAILSRLGYGGKEAALPHESDITAEWWKLADSWGGSTKGDIAKGLNTALAGERYSQEAFGQYAEKSTDAELTSMLQDMIKNKQHHIQMLEERLNALGESPSIPAQAADKYAKFKASLQGSDDTDLLRRSMGDLQTGVVDINNLRMKFTDPITTAILTEIEVDLSKYEQCLAALYKSRMAGQEVKPAKPTTGVSVKM from the coding sequence ATGACACAGCAAAATAATAACGGCAGCAAGAAGCGAGTTGCCATCCTAATCGAAAATGGGGTTGAAGATTCTGAATTTCAAGTCCCTTATAAAGCCTTGCAAATGGCAGGAATGGAGGTCGTTGTCCTCGGTTCTCGGATGAACGAGAATTATGTCGGTAAACAAGGCAAATTGTCCCAGAAACCGGATGGCACCACGACAGAAGCCGTGGCTCTCGATTTCGATGCAGTCATTATCCCCGGCGGCATCGCTCCGGATATGATGCGGACGAACCCCAACACCGTCAACTTTGTAAAAGACGCATTCGAGCATGGGAAATTGGTGGCTGCCGTTTGCCACGGACCACAAGTTCTGATTGAAGCTGATTTGCTCAGAGGTAAGCAAGCAACGGGCTTCTTCTCTATCCGCACAGACATTATCAATGCAGGTGCCCATTATGTGGATGAGCCGGTCGTGGTTGACGGCAACCTGATCACCTCGCGTCAACCGGGTGATTTGGCAATTTTTACCACTGCAATTCTCAGCCGTCTCGGTTACGGTGGCAAAGAAGCTGCATTACCCCATGAAAGCGATATCACCGCTGAATGGTGGAAACTGGCTGATTCTTGGGGCGGTTCCACCAAGGGCGATATTGCCAAAGGTTTGAATACGGCGCTGGCTGGCGAACGTTATTCGCAAGAAGCGTTTGGGCAGTATGCCGAGAAAAGCACAGATGCAGAATTGACCTCGATGCTGCAAGACATGATCAAAAATAAGCAGCATCACATTCAAATGCTGGAAGAACGGCTGAATGCTCTGGGAGAAAGCCCCTCGATTCCGGCACAAGCTGCTGACAAATATGCCAAGTTCAAAGCTTCTCTGCAAGGCAGTGACGACACCGATCTTTTGCGTCGCAGCATGGGCGACTTGCAAACCGGCGTTGTCGATATTAACAACTTGCGGATGAAATTTACCGATCCGATTACTACCGCCATTCTCACCGAGATTGAAGTGGATTTGTCGAAGTACGAACAGTGTTTGGCGGCACTTTATAAATCTCGGATGGCAGGTCAGGAAGTCAAGCCTGCGAAGCCGACGACTGGTGTTTCCGTCAAGATGTAA
- a CDS encoding DUF2267 domain-containing protein translates to MKYEQFIKQVQSVAQLSHRQEAERATRATLETLKERIVGDEAKDLASQLPAELQECLRGREGENGQFFSLQEFYQRVSEKEGTDPSDAATHVRAVFAVLQKAVTPGEFADVRANFSEDDAELFLTGTSLSEVPSS, encoded by the coding sequence GTGAAATACGAGCAGTTCATTAAACAGGTTCAAAGCGTTGCCCAACTGAGCCACCGTCAGGAAGCAGAACGTGCCACTCGTGCCACGCTGGAAACACTGAAAGAACGCATCGTTGGAGACGAGGCAAAAGACCTAGCTTCACAACTGCCAGCAGAACTACAAGAGTGTCTGCGTGGGCGAGAGGGCGAAAACGGTCAATTTTTCTCGCTGCAAGAGTTTTACCAGCGCGTCAGCGAAAAAGAGGGAACCGATCCTAGCGATGCTGCAACTCATGTTCGAGCGGTGTTCGCAGTGCTGCAAAAAGCCGTAACGCCTGGTGAGTTTGCAGATGTCCGCGCTAATTTTTCAGAAGATGACGCAGAGCTATTTCTTACCGGAACCTCATTGAGTGAAGTTCCCAGTTCGTAA
- a CDS encoding PAS domain S-box protein codes for MASQQGKVGKKFHTIERHGEAGGLCDRILATMPVGLVIVDARTPNPSIAYCNPAFEKITGYASAEVIGRNCFFLQGIDTDQDAIEQIHQALQLGQECQVVLKNYRKDGTPFWNELIVAPVWDATGELTQFLVFHTDITERQLAEQQSQAALQQSETRLGLALNAASMGVWEWERQTGQLTWSANAESLLGFPPGSFGSTYEAYLKCIHLEDCDRVTEAIAQIVQASRTENLADRLFSLEHRLLCPDGAVRWVAVTGTLFCNQTNTPTRVTGTVMDITGRKQVETALWKQATGERLLRNMNQRIRQSLNLEEVLKTAVSQVRQFLNTDRVTIYRFDSDGRGMGVVESVGAGWTKSLGTQIHSRCFGENHLPLYQQGEVQAIENIDTANLSQCQIDWLVKFQVKANLVVPIVQNKTEVKGLFLNPHTSTSPPPPSTPQSSVLSPQSSSNPQSSVLSPQSSSNPQLWGLLVAQNCTETRQWQASEVELLKQLSVQLAIAIQQSTLFEQLEAELVERKQAEEALQKSEAQLRKKTTKLKQALHRLRKTQTQLIQSEKMSSLGQLVAGVAHEINNPVSFIYGNLTPALQYAQDLLHLLNLYQQHYPQPAAEIQTEAEAMDWEFLVEDFPRLLDSMQMGAERIRQIVLSLRNFSRHDESQKKPVDLHEGIDSTLLILQHRLKPQGGKPGILIIKEYGNLPQVECYAGQINQVFMNLLSNAIDALERENVQASWVMNHGEESSDRQFPIANSPLPTIRICTTANNQNQVIIRIADNGCGIPEAVQKRIFDPFFTTKPVGEGTGLGLSISYQVVVERHGGQLKCLSTPGQGTEFVLEIPLQQSTASATPLPMAPSQVA; via the coding sequence ATGGCAAGCCAGCAAGGCAAGGTAGGCAAGAAGTTTCACACTATCGAGCGGCACGGGGAAGCGGGAGGGTTATGCGATCGCATCCTCGCAACCATGCCTGTAGGTCTTGTGATTGTGGATGCTCGTACCCCCAATCCTTCTATAGCCTATTGCAATCCGGCTTTTGAGAAGATAACGGGCTATGCTTCAGCAGAAGTCATCGGACGCAACTGCTTTTTTTTGCAAGGAATCGATACTGACCAGGATGCGATTGAGCAAATTCACCAAGCCTTGCAGTTAGGGCAAGAGTGCCAGGTAGTGTTAAAGAATTATCGCAAAGATGGCACGCCTTTTTGGAATGAGCTAATTGTTGCTCCTGTCTGGGACGCCACTGGTGAACTGACTCAGTTTCTGGTTTTTCATACAGATATTACCGAGCGCCAGCTCGCTGAACAACAGTCACAAGCGGCGTTACAACAAAGCGAAACCAGGCTGGGGCTTGCTCTGAATGCTGCCAGTATGGGAGTTTGGGAGTGGGAGAGGCAGACGGGTCAGCTAACCTGGTCGGCAAATGCGGAATCTTTATTAGGTTTCCCACCTGGTTCCTTTGGTAGCACTTATGAAGCTTATTTAAAGTGTATTCATCTGGAGGACTGCGATCGCGTGACGGAAGCGATCGCGCAGATTGTACAGGCATCCCGGACAGAAAACTTGGCAGATCGTCTCTTCAGCCTCGAACATCGTCTCCTTTGCCCGGATGGTGCAGTTCGGTGGGTTGCCGTTACGGGTACCTTGTTTTGCAACCAAACCAATACACCGACACGGGTTACTGGGACGGTGATGGATATTACAGGTCGCAAACAGGTAGAAACGGCCTTATGGAAGCAAGCGACTGGAGAACGGCTGCTCAGAAACATGAATCAGCGCATCCGCCAGTCTCTGAACCTGGAAGAAGTCCTGAAAACGGCTGTATCGCAAGTCCGGCAATTTCTCAACACCGACCGGGTAACGATCTACCGCTTCGATTCAGATGGGCGTGGAATGGGGGTTGTAGAATCGGTCGGCGCGGGTTGGACTAAGAGTTTAGGAACTCAGATCCACAGCAGATGTTTTGGGGAAAATCACCTGCCTCTTTACCAACAAGGCGAGGTTCAAGCGATTGAGAATATCGACACGGCGAATCTCAGCCAGTGCCAGATTGATTGGCTAGTGAAGTTTCAGGTAAAAGCCAATCTGGTCGTCCCGATTGTCCAAAACAAGACGGAGGTGAAAGGACTCTTCCTCAACCCTCACACCTCAACCAGCCCTCCTCCCCCATCCACTCCTCAGTCCTCAGTCCTCAGTCCTCAGTCCTCTTCCAACCCTCAGTCCTCAGTCCTCAGTCCTCAGTCCTCTTCCAACCCTCAATTATGGGGGCTGCTTGTTGCCCAAAACTGCACCGAAACCCGGCAATGGCAGGCATCGGAAGTAGAATTGCTCAAACAGCTTAGCGTGCAGCTAGCGATCGCCATTCAGCAATCGACGCTATTTGAGCAACTGGAAGCCGAACTCGTCGAACGGAAGCAAGCGGAGGAAGCATTACAGAAATCAGAAGCACAATTAAGGAAAAAAACGACCAAACTTAAACAAGCGCTGCATCGGCTGCGGAAAACCCAAACCCAGTTGATCCAAAGCGAAAAAATGTCCAGTTTGGGGCAGTTAGTAGCGGGTGTCGCCCATGAAATTAATAACCCCGTCTCCTTCATTTATGGGAATTTGACCCCGGCTTTGCAGTATGCCCAAGATTTGCTGCATTTGTTAAACCTCTACCAGCAGCACTATCCTCAGCCAGCAGCGGAAATTCAAACAGAAGCCGAGGCAATGGATTGGGAGTTTCTGGTTGAAGATTTCCCAAGGCTATTGGATTCTATGCAAATGGGGGCGGAACGCATCCGCCAGATTGTCCTGAGCTTGCGGAATTTCTCCCGCCATGATGAGAGCCAGAAAAAGCCGGTGGATTTGCATGAAGGCATCGACAGCACCCTGTTGATCTTGCAGCATCGATTGAAGCCACAGGGAGGAAAACCAGGTATTCTGATTATCAAAGAATACGGGAACCTACCCCAGGTGGAATGCTACGCAGGGCAGATAAATCAGGTTTTTATGAATCTGCTGAGCAATGCCATTGATGCTCTGGAACGGGAAAACGTTCAGGCTTCATGGGTGATGAATCATGGAGAAGAAAGTAGCGATCGCCAATTCCCGATCGCCAATTCCCCTTTACCGACAATTCGGATTTGCACAACAGCGAACAACCAAAATCAAGTAATTATCCGGATTGCAGATAATGGTTGCGGCATTCCAGAAGCAGTCCAAAAACGAATCTTTGACCCCTTTTTTACGACTAAACCTGTAGGAGAAGGGACTGGGCTGGGGCTGTCCATTAGCTACCAAGTGGTGGTGGAGCGTCACGGAGGTCAACTAAAGTGTCTGTCAACGCCCGGACAAGGGACAGAGTTTGTTCTAGAAATTCCGCTTCAGCAGTCTACCGCCTCTGCAACCCCACTCCCGATGGCTCCCTCCCAGGTTGCGTAA
- a CDS encoding EAL domain-containing protein, whose amino-acid sequence MRCERIDTARNGDGSSMGISPQHCLSSLGLGNEQLLRASVGNAPIILYALDSNGIFTLSEGKGLEALGLKAGEVIGQSVFDLYKDRPEILANIRNVLAGKEVTWIVQIGDVVYENRTTPLQNQTGQVVGLVGVAIDITERQRTEERLRQLAAAVECAEDAIAITSTHLTFPGPEIVFVNRAFTRMTGYTPEEVIGESPRILQGPKTDRTLLDRLRQTLSEGKVFYGEAINYRKDGTEFYNEWHIEPIKNEQDETTHYLAIQRDITQRKQVESQLFHAAYHDALTGLPNRALFMDRLRQTLERANQCQDYLFAVLFLDVDRFKVINDSLGHLAGDQLLVAIAKILQASVRPEDTVARLSGDEFAIVLADLPDLSHVTRIANRLQRQLRKPLQIEGQEVFSTVSIGIALSMLGYDQAEDILRDADIAMYRAKALGRARYAVFNKTMHHQAVARLQMETDLRHVLERQELRLHYQPIVSLATGQISGFEALVRWQHPTRGLVSPAEFIPVAEETGLILPMGEWVLREACSQLQRWHSAFPNQRGLTMSVNLSGRQFLQPDLIEKIDQILHKTECDPYSLKLEITESAIADNEDAIAMLEYLRVLGVELSIDDFGTGYSSLSRLYHFPINTLKIDRSFVSRMGIGGESLPIVRAIVTLANNLGMDVTAEGIETIQQMKQLQTMGCESGQGYLFSKPVDSMAAETLIAASSCYNLSPI is encoded by the coding sequence ATGCGATGCGAAAGGATCGACACTGCTAGGAACGGTGACGGTTCTAGTATGGGTATATCGCCACAGCATTGCCTCAGTTCCTTGGGATTAGGTAATGAACAGCTGCTACGCGCCAGTGTTGGAAATGCACCAATTATTTTGTATGCCCTAGATAGCAATGGCATTTTTACGCTTTCTGAGGGCAAGGGACTGGAGGCTCTCGGACTGAAAGCCGGTGAGGTAATCGGGCAGTCGGTCTTTGACCTTTACAAAGACCGGCCTGAAATCTTAGCGAATATTCGCAATGTTTTAGCTGGAAAAGAAGTAACCTGGATTGTCCAGATAGGCGATGTGGTGTACGAAAACCGCACCACCCCGCTGCAAAATCAAACAGGTCAAGTGGTTGGTCTAGTGGGTGTGGCGATTGACATTACGGAACGCCAGCGTACAGAAGAAAGGTTACGGCAACTGGCGGCGGCGGTTGAATGTGCGGAAGATGCGATCGCGATTACTTCGACTCACTTAACTTTTCCCGGCCCAGAAATCGTCTTTGTCAATCGCGCATTTACGAGAATGACCGGCTACACCCCAGAGGAAGTCATCGGTGAATCACCGAGGATCTTGCAAGGACCCAAAACCGATCGGACTCTCCTCGACCGACTGCGACAAACTCTGTCCGAAGGGAAAGTATTTTATGGCGAAGCGATTAACTATCGCAAAGATGGCACGGAGTTTTACAACGAGTGGCACATCGAACCGATCAAAAATGAACAAGATGAGACGACTCATTACCTAGCAATTCAACGCGATATCACTCAGCGCAAGCAAGTAGAGTCGCAATTATTCCATGCAGCCTATCACGATGCTTTGACAGGTTTGCCCAACCGAGCTTTATTTATGGATCGGTTGCGGCAAACCCTGGAACGGGCGAATCAATGCCAGGACTATTTATTTGCTGTGCTGTTTTTGGATGTCGATCGATTTAAGGTGATTAACGATAGCCTGGGACACCTAGCGGGAGATCAATTGCTGGTAGCGATCGCAAAAATTCTACAGGCATCGGTACGCCCAGAAGATACAGTGGCGCGGTTGAGTGGAGACGAGTTTGCTATTGTGCTAGCAGATTTACCAGACTTGAGCCACGTGACTCGCATTGCCAATCGATTGCAAAGACAACTGCGAAAACCATTGCAGATTGAGGGGCAAGAAGTATTCAGCACTGTCAGTATTGGCATTGCTTTGAGTATGCTGGGCTATGACCAGGCAGAAGACATCCTGCGCGATGCCGACATTGCCATGTATCGAGCAAAGGCACTAGGGAGGGCGCGGTATGCGGTGTTTAACAAGACCATGCACCACCAAGCAGTTGCCCGATTGCAGATGGAAACGGATCTGCGACACGTTCTGGAACGCCAGGAGTTACGGCTGCACTATCAGCCGATAGTATCGCTGGCAACAGGTCAAATTTCTGGCTTCGAGGCACTGGTGCGCTGGCAGCATCCCACACGCGGCTTAGTTTCCCCAGCGGAGTTTATCCCCGTGGCGGAAGAAACGGGACTGATTCTGCCGATGGGTGAGTGGGTGCTGCGCGAGGCTTGCAGCCAGTTGCAACGCTGGCATTCGGCATTTCCGAACCAACGGGGACTGACAATGAGCGTCAATTTGTCGGGCAGGCAGTTTTTGCAACCCGATTTAATTGAAAAGATCGACCAGATTTTGCACAAAACCGAGTGCGATCCCTACAGTTTAAAGCTAGAGATTACCGAAAGCGCGATCGCAGACAATGAAGATGCGATCGCGATGCTGGAATATTTGAGAGTTTTGGGTGTTGAGCTATCGATTGATGACTTCGGCACCGGCTATTCTTCTTTAAGCCGGTTGTATCATTTTCCGATTAATACCTTGAAGATTGACCGTTCTTTTGTTAGCCGCATGGGCATCGGTGGCGAAAGTTTACCCATTGTCCGAGCGATTGTGACGCTGGCTAATAATTTGGGAATGGATGTCACCGCCGAAGGCATCGAAACGATTCAACAGATGAAACAACTCCAGACGATGGGATGCGAATCCGGACAAGGATATTTGTTTTCTAAGCCAGTCGATAGCATGGCAGCTGAAACATTAATCGCCGCATCGTCGTGCTACAACCTCAGCCCAATCTGA